The Gammaproteobacteria bacterium genome window below encodes:
- a CDS encoding ATPase, T2SS/T4P/T4SS family — translation MKRASGVGHLAPFLPGLESLLEDPGISEIMINGPGNVWIERAGRLEPHEAPGLTAAWLHRAAIHIARPLGLDPAARPVLDARLGDGSRVAICTPPAAPEVAITIRRFGGRAFSAENLVRMGSLPEPVLEAARDTLLARRNILVSGGTGSGKTTLLNALIELLPDDERIVAIEDTLELRIDRANCLRFEAGATLSETPVEIRDLVRHALRHRPDHIVVGEVRGAEAADLLQALNTGHGGSLTTVHANNARSALSRLASCAMQAGDALPWEVTCRGVVDGIALVLHTTRREGRRFVEEALEVRGYDAATGRWNTAPVWGGAPKPRKEAPTHTPRR, via the coding sequence ATGAAGCGCGCCAGCGGCGTCGGCCACCTCGCCCCGTTTCTCCCGGGGTTGGAATCCCTGCTCGAAGACCCCGGGATCTCCGAGATCATGATCAACGGTCCCGGCAACGTCTGGATCGAGCGTGCCGGAAGGCTGGAGCCCCACGAGGCGCCCGGACTCACCGCCGCCTGGCTCCACCGCGCGGCAATCCACATCGCCCGGCCGCTCGGGCTCGATCCCGCCGCGAGGCCGGTCCTCGACGCCCGGTTGGGCGACGGATCGCGGGTCGCCATCTGCACGCCGCCCGCCGCGCCCGAGGTTGCGATAACGATCCGCCGGTTCGGGGGAAGGGCGTTCTCCGCCGAGAACCTCGTGCGCATGGGGTCGCTGCCGGAGCCGGTGCTCGAAGCCGCGAGAGACACCCTTCTCGCCCGCCGCAACATCCTCGTGTCCGGCGGCACGGGATCGGGCAAGACGACGCTTCTGAACGCGCTGATCGAACTGCTGCCCGACGACGAGCGGATCGTCGCCATCGAGGACACGCTCGAACTCCGGATCGACCGCGCCAACTGCCTCCGGTTCGAGGCCGGAGCCACCCTCTCGGAGACGCCGGTCGAGATCCGCGACCTGGTGCGCCACGCGCTACGCCACCGCCCCGACCACATCGTCGTCGGCGAGGTGCGCGGGGCCGAGGCCGCCGATCTGCTCCAAGCGCTCAACACCGGACACGGCGGCTCGCTCACCACCGTCCACGCCAACAACGCCCGCTCCGCGCTCTCGCGCCTCGCCAGTTGCGCCATGCAGGCCGGGGACGCGCTCCCCTGGGAGGTCACCTGCCGGGGCGTCGTGGACGGCATCGCGCTCGTGCTGCACACGACCCGCCGGGAGGGCCGGCGGTTCGTCGAGGAGGCACTCGAAGTGCGCGGCTACGACGCGGCCACCGGCCGCTGGAACACCGCGCCCGTTTGGGGCGGGGCACCGAAGCCCCGCAAGGAAGCACCCACCCACACACCAAGGAGGTGA
- a CDS encoding zincin-like metallopeptidase domain-containing protein, which translates to MNHDEYHRKFADAIIEQIRQGTAPWQKPWAPGERVMPMNVDTDRSYRGGNSLHLASVQQEMGYGDVRWGTYRQIQARGGQVRKGERGTRILSFQDKKRIAVTDEQGRPRRDAEGKKVYRYEKLKAPFVRQYTVFNAEQADGLPERSNPTPEPLWKVHQEAERVMEDVGVPVRHVQGDRAYYHMKRDEIVLPERGQFPSANHYYQTALHELGHSTGHKDRMNRETLIEGIDGGFGSPQYAREELRAEISAMMTGERVGVGHDPSRGAAYVEGWIQALEEDPREIRRAAADAQKISDFVLDRHRERVAERDPVAVAAVRTPAQGPQRIVVPVPRIPVPERGFGPSR; encoded by the coding sequence ATGAACCACGACGAATACCACCGCAAGTTCGCCGACGCGATCATCGAGCAGATCCGGCAGGGCACCGCGCCGTGGCAGAAGCCGTGGGCGCCGGGCGAGCGCGTGATGCCCATGAACGTGGACACCGACCGCTCCTACCGGGGCGGGAACAGCCTGCACCTCGCCTCCGTGCAGCAGGAGATGGGCTACGGCGACGTGCGCTGGGGCACCTACCGCCAGATCCAGGCGCGCGGCGGACAGGTCAGGAAGGGCGAGCGCGGCACCCGCATCCTCTCCTTCCAGGACAAGAAGCGGATCGCCGTGACCGACGAGCAGGGTCGGCCCAGGAGGGACGCCGAGGGCAAGAAGGTCTACCGCTACGAGAAGCTCAAGGCGCCGTTCGTGCGCCAGTACACGGTGTTCAACGCCGAGCAGGCCGACGGGCTGCCCGAGCGCTCGAACCCGACGCCCGAGCCGCTCTGGAAGGTGCACCAGGAGGCCGAGCGGGTCATGGAGGATGTCGGCGTCCCGGTCCGCCACGTCCAGGGCGACCGCGCCTACTACCACATGAAGCGCGACGAGATCGTGCTGCCCGAGCGCGGGCAGTTCCCGTCGGCGAACCACTACTACCAGACCGCGCTCCACGAGCTGGGCCACAGCACCGGGCACAAGGACCGGATGAACCGCGAGACCCTCATCGAGGGGATCGACGGCGGGTTCGGCTCGCCCCAGTACGCGAGGGAGGAGCTCAGGGCCGAGATCAGCGCGATGATGACCGGCGAGCGCGTGGGCGTCGGACACGACCCGAGCAGGGGCGCGGCCTATGTCGAGGGCTGGATCCAGGCGCTCGAGGAGGACCCGCGCGAGATCCGGCGCGCCGCCGCGGACGCGCAGAAGATCTCCGACTTCGTGCTCGACCGGCACCGCGAGCGGGTGGCCGAACGCGACCCCGTTGCCGTCGCGGCGGTCCGCACGCCCGCGCAGGGACCGCAGAGGATCGTCGTTCCCGTGCCGAGGATCCCGGTCCCCGAGCGCGGCTTCGGGCCGAGCCGCTGA